One window from the genome of Salvia splendens isolate huo1 chromosome 9, SspV2, whole genome shotgun sequence encodes:
- the LOC121747221 gene encoding LEAF RUST 10 DISEASE-RESISTANCE LOCUS RECEPTOR-LIKE PROTEIN KINASE-like 1.1 isoform X2, with protein MAVLTLLLFLLPFHLHLFKAADSTCPKSFDCGKYNLTFPFTEAENPGCGLITVDGCNSDPPNPVTKLGGGNPAGFAILDYYSSEPNKMVISDNQLEVQLYNRSCFAFVNQSMLRSPSISFSFSPNLTLFPCLTEPADRSKFDDDFVNYSKIDCLYSVYYKIPESKEKTVAPKDCSLVQLPMNSSGKSDDLFSMIAANFTLQWIVSDECLSCFNGGGQCLTVNNNSFYCKGSGNQLKKILLATLIPGFAILVACIIFIIWRRKKKMSEAYLLSRNLSYDPSSKSNIEDGSFSFDIPIFSYTELVEAADNFDPSNELGDGGFGTVYYGKLRDGREVAIKRLYENNYRREEQFLNEIKILTNLRHPNLVSLYGCTSRRSRNLLLVYEYIPNGTVAEHLHGERASSVPLTWPMRMSIARETASALAYLHKSDIIHRDVKTNNILLDSNFSVKVADFGLSRLFPMDMTHISTAPQGTPGYVDPEYHQCYQLTDKSDVYSFGVVLIELISSMPAVDISRHKHEINLASLAVKKIQKCAFDELIDPATGYNSDAEVTRMTKSVAELAFQCLQLDKDMRPSMEEVVAFLHDIQSGGDCDIKGKIPPSPEMDDVVLLKSRIYQASPTAVTDTWISSDSTAASSVC; from the exons ATGGCTGTCCTCACGTTGCTGCTTTTCTTGCTCCCTTTCCATCTTCATCTCTTCAAAGCTGCTGATTCCACATGCCCAAAATCCTTCGACTGTGGAAAGTACAATCTCACGTTCCCATTTACAGAAGCTGAAAATCCCGGCTGCGGATTGATCACCGTTGATGGCTGTAATTCCGATCCTCCAAATCCGGTGACTAAATTAGGTGGTGGAAATCCTGCTGGTTTTGCTATTTTAGATTATTACTCATCAGAGCCAAACAAAATGGTTATTAGTGATAATCAGCTTGAAGTTCAATTGTATAACCGCAGCTGCTTTGCCTTTGTAAACCAATCCATGCTTCGATCGCCTTCTATATCGTTCTCATTCTCTCCTAATCTCACCCTCTTCCCCTGCTTAACTGAACCTGCTGATAGATCTAAATTTGATGATGATTTCGTAAACTATAGCAAGATAGATTGTCTCTACTCCGTGTACTATAAAATTCCAGAATCCAAAGAGAAAACTGTTGCTCCGAAAGATTGTTCATTAGTACAGCTACCTATGAATTCCAGTGGAAAGTCGGATGATTTGTTCAGCATGATAGCTGCTAATTTTACTCTACAATGGATTGTTTCTGATGAATGCCTTAGTTGTTTTAATGGGGGAGGCCAGTGTCTTACCGTCAACAATAACAGTTTCTACTGCAAAGGATCAG GCAATCAGTTGAAGAAGATATTGTTAGCTACAT TGATACCTGGATTTGCTATCTTGGTAGCCtgcattatatttataatttggcGACGAAAGAAAAAGATGAGCGAAGCCTACCTTCTTTCAAGAAACCTATCTTATGATCCCTCCTCGAAATCGAACATCGAAGATGGAAGCTTCAGCTTCGACATTCCCATCTTCTCCTACACCGAGCTCGTTGAGGCTGCCGACAACTTCGACCCTTCCAACGAACTTGGCGACGGAGGCTTTGGCACCGTCTATTATG GCAAACTCCGCGACGGTCGGGAAGTGGCAATCAAGCGCCTATACGAGAACAACTACAGACGAGAGGAGCAATTCCTGAACGAGATCAAGATCCTCACCAATCTCCGCCACCCCAACCTCGTATCCCTCTACGGATGCACCTCGCGTCGCAGCCGCAACCTCCTCCTCGTATACGAGTACATCCCCAACGGCACCGTGGCCGAGCACCTCCACGGTGAGCGTGCCAGCTCAGTGCCCTTAACATGGCCCATGCGGATGAGCATTGCTCGAGAGACGGCCAGCGCACTCGCCTACCTTCACAAGTCCGACATCATCCACCGCGACGTCAAGACCAACAACATCTTGCTGGACAGCAATTTCTCAGTCAAGGTCGCCGATTTCGGGCTCTCGAGGCTCTTTCCGATGGACATGACCCACATCTCCACGGCGCCACAGGGCACCCCGGGTTACGTGGATCCGGAGTACCACCAATGCTACCAACTTACGGATAAGAGCGATGTGTACAGCTTTGGAGTGGTGCTGATCGAGCTGATCTCCTCCATGCCGGCCGTGGACATAAGCCGGCATAAGCACGAGATCAACCTGGCGAGCCTGGCCGTGAAAAAGATTCAGAAATGTGCGTTCGACGAATTGATTGATCCGGCGACGGGGTACAACTCCGACGCGGAGGTGACGAGGATGACCAAGTCGGTGGCGGAGCTGGCGTTCCAGTGCCTGCAGCTGGATAAGGATATGAGGCCGTCGAtggaggaggtggtggcgtTCCTGCACGATATTCAGAGTGGTGGGGATTGCGACATCAAAGGTAAGATACCGCCATCGCCAGAAATGGACGACGTGGTGCTGTTGAAGAGTAGGATTTATCAGGCGTCGCCCACGGCGGTGACGGATACGTGGATTAGTAGTGACTCAACTGCGGCGAGTTCTGTTTGCTGA
- the LOC121747221 gene encoding LEAF RUST 10 DISEASE-RESISTANCE LOCUS RECEPTOR-LIKE PROTEIN KINASE-like 1.1 isoform X1: MAVLTLLLFLLPFHLHLFKAADSTCPKSFDCGKYNLTFPFTEAENPGCGLITVDGCNSDPPNPVTKLGGGNPAGFAILDYYSSEPNKMVISDNQLEVQLYNRSCFAFVNQSMLRSPSISFSFSPNLTLFPCLTEPADRSKFDDDFVNYSKIDCLYSVYYKIPESKEKTVAPKDCSLVQLPMNSSGKSDDLFSMIAANFTLQWIVSDECLSCFNGGGQCLTVNNNSFYCKGSAGNQLKKILLATLIPGFAILVACIIFIIWRRKKKMSEAYLLSRNLSYDPSSKSNIEDGSFSFDIPIFSYTELVEAADNFDPSNELGDGGFGTVYYGKLRDGREVAIKRLYENNYRREEQFLNEIKILTNLRHPNLVSLYGCTSRRSRNLLLVYEYIPNGTVAEHLHGERASSVPLTWPMRMSIARETASALAYLHKSDIIHRDVKTNNILLDSNFSVKVADFGLSRLFPMDMTHISTAPQGTPGYVDPEYHQCYQLTDKSDVYSFGVVLIELISSMPAVDISRHKHEINLASLAVKKIQKCAFDELIDPATGYNSDAEVTRMTKSVAELAFQCLQLDKDMRPSMEEVVAFLHDIQSGGDCDIKGKIPPSPEMDDVVLLKSRIYQASPTAVTDTWISSDSTAASSVC, encoded by the exons ATGGCTGTCCTCACGTTGCTGCTTTTCTTGCTCCCTTTCCATCTTCATCTCTTCAAAGCTGCTGATTCCACATGCCCAAAATCCTTCGACTGTGGAAAGTACAATCTCACGTTCCCATTTACAGAAGCTGAAAATCCCGGCTGCGGATTGATCACCGTTGATGGCTGTAATTCCGATCCTCCAAATCCGGTGACTAAATTAGGTGGTGGAAATCCTGCTGGTTTTGCTATTTTAGATTATTACTCATCAGAGCCAAACAAAATGGTTATTAGTGATAATCAGCTTGAAGTTCAATTGTATAACCGCAGCTGCTTTGCCTTTGTAAACCAATCCATGCTTCGATCGCCTTCTATATCGTTCTCATTCTCTCCTAATCTCACCCTCTTCCCCTGCTTAACTGAACCTGCTGATAGATCTAAATTTGATGATGATTTCGTAAACTATAGCAAGATAGATTGTCTCTACTCCGTGTACTATAAAATTCCAGAATCCAAAGAGAAAACTGTTGCTCCGAAAGATTGTTCATTAGTACAGCTACCTATGAATTCCAGTGGAAAGTCGGATGATTTGTTCAGCATGATAGCTGCTAATTTTACTCTACAATGGATTGTTTCTGATGAATGCCTTAGTTGTTTTAATGGGGGAGGCCAGTGTCTTACCGTCAACAATAACAGTTTCTACTGCAAAGGATCAG CAGGCAATCAGTTGAAGAAGATATTGTTAGCTACAT TGATACCTGGATTTGCTATCTTGGTAGCCtgcattatatttataatttggcGACGAAAGAAAAAGATGAGCGAAGCCTACCTTCTTTCAAGAAACCTATCTTATGATCCCTCCTCGAAATCGAACATCGAAGATGGAAGCTTCAGCTTCGACATTCCCATCTTCTCCTACACCGAGCTCGTTGAGGCTGCCGACAACTTCGACCCTTCCAACGAACTTGGCGACGGAGGCTTTGGCACCGTCTATTATG GCAAACTCCGCGACGGTCGGGAAGTGGCAATCAAGCGCCTATACGAGAACAACTACAGACGAGAGGAGCAATTCCTGAACGAGATCAAGATCCTCACCAATCTCCGCCACCCCAACCTCGTATCCCTCTACGGATGCACCTCGCGTCGCAGCCGCAACCTCCTCCTCGTATACGAGTACATCCCCAACGGCACCGTGGCCGAGCACCTCCACGGTGAGCGTGCCAGCTCAGTGCCCTTAACATGGCCCATGCGGATGAGCATTGCTCGAGAGACGGCCAGCGCACTCGCCTACCTTCACAAGTCCGACATCATCCACCGCGACGTCAAGACCAACAACATCTTGCTGGACAGCAATTTCTCAGTCAAGGTCGCCGATTTCGGGCTCTCGAGGCTCTTTCCGATGGACATGACCCACATCTCCACGGCGCCACAGGGCACCCCGGGTTACGTGGATCCGGAGTACCACCAATGCTACCAACTTACGGATAAGAGCGATGTGTACAGCTTTGGAGTGGTGCTGATCGAGCTGATCTCCTCCATGCCGGCCGTGGACATAAGCCGGCATAAGCACGAGATCAACCTGGCGAGCCTGGCCGTGAAAAAGATTCAGAAATGTGCGTTCGACGAATTGATTGATCCGGCGACGGGGTACAACTCCGACGCGGAGGTGACGAGGATGACCAAGTCGGTGGCGGAGCTGGCGTTCCAGTGCCTGCAGCTGGATAAGGATATGAGGCCGTCGAtggaggaggtggtggcgtTCCTGCACGATATTCAGAGTGGTGGGGATTGCGACATCAAAGGTAAGATACCGCCATCGCCAGAAATGGACGACGTGGTGCTGTTGAAGAGTAGGATTTATCAGGCGTCGCCCACGGCGGTGACGGATACGTGGATTAGTAGTGACTCAACTGCGGCGAGTTCTGTTTGCTGA